From the Athene noctua chromosome 22, bAthNoc1.hap1.1, whole genome shotgun sequence genome, one window contains:
- the CCNL2 gene encoding cyclin-L2 isoform X2 codes for MAAGSGSAAAVGAVGGGGPAGPQAAGATAAGSAPAGSGAPVPGPGAVLIGDRLYSGVLITLENCLLPEHTLRFTPSMSSGLDTDTETELRVTGCELIQAAGILLRLPQVAMATGQVLFQRFFYTKSFVKHSMEHVSMACVHLASKIEEAPRRIRDVINVFHRLRHLREKKKPVPLILDQEYVNLKNQIIKAERRVLKELGFCVHVKHPHKIIVMYLQVLECERNQHLVQTSWNYMNDSLRTDVFVRFQPESIACACIYLAARTLEIPLPNRPHWFLLFGATEEEIQEICLKILQLYTRKKVDLSDLESKVEKKKLAIEEAKAQAKGLVPEGAPSLDNTSGFSPIPKNGLFFLESPKEVKGNKPSPLPVQAMKNAKRKIEGAKRMSSNSPVNGVQKGRESRSRSGSRDQSYSRSPSRSASPKHRKSESYSTSSGSKSHSRSRSRSDSPPRQFNHSSSYKGSKVRSYKKSKDYKYSTHKPRKSRSRSSSRSRSRSRERSDHSGKYKKKSHYYRNHRHERSRSYERASHRYERDHPGHSRHRR; via the exons ATGGCGGCGGGGTCGGGCAGCGCGGCGGCTGTGGGAGCGGTGGgaggcggcggcccggcggggcctcAGGCTGCCGGCGCTACGGCGGCGGGATCCGCTCCGGCGGGGAGCGGTGCGCCCGTGCCGGGTCCCGGGGCGGTGCTGATCGGGGACCGCCTGTACTCGGGGGTGCTGATCACGCTGGAGAACTGCCTGCTGCCCGAGCACACGCTGCGCTTCACCCCGTCCATGAGCAGCGGCCTCGATACCGACACCGAGACGGAGCTGCGCGTCACCGGCTGCGAGCTCATCCAGGCGGCCGGCATCCTGCTCCGTCTCCCGCAG GTGGCTATGGCTACAGGACAGGTGCTGTTTCAACGATTTTTTTATACCAAGTCTTTTGTGAAGCATTCCATGGAG CATGTGTCAATGGCCTGTGTTCATCTGGCATCCAAAATTGAAGAAGCGCCAAGACGCATAAGGGATGTAATTAATGTGTTCCATCGCCTCAGACATCTACGGGAAAAAAA AAAACCTGTGCCTCTAATACTGGATCAGGAATATGTGAACTTGAAGAATCAAATTATTAAGGCGGAAAGAAGAGTGTTAAAGGAGTTGGGATTCTGTGTTCATGTAAAGCACCCTCATAAG ATAATCGTTATGTACCTTCAGGTATTAGAATGTGAACGTAACCAACACCTGGTCCAGACTTCATG GAATTACATGAATGATAGCCTGAGAACAGATGTCTTTGTAAGATTCCAGCCAGAAAGCATTGCCTGTGCATGTATTTACCTCGCAGCTAGGACGCTGGAG ATTCCACTTCCTAATCGTCCACACTGGTTTTTACTCTTTGGAGCAACAGAGGAAGAAATTCAAGAAATCTGCTTAAAAATTTTGCAACTTTATACTCGGAAAaag GTTGATCTGTCTGATCTGGAAAGTAAAGTAGAAAAGAAGAAGTTAGCTATTGAAGAGGCAAAAGCACAAGCTAAAGGTCTAGTACCTGAGGGAGCCCCAAGTTTAGATAACACATCAGGATTTTCCCCTATCCCAAAAAATG GCTTGTTTTTTCTAGAGTCTCCAAAAGAAGTTAAAGGAAATAAACCTTCACCGCTACCAGTTCAGGCAATGAAGAATGCTAAAAGGAAAATAGAGGGAGCAAAAAGAATGAGTTCAAATAGCCCAGTAAATGG CgttcagaaaggaagagaaagcagaagtcgAAGTGGAAGTCGAGATCAGAGTTATTCAAGATCACCATCCAGGTCTGCATCCCCTAAGCACAG GAAAAGTGAAAGTTACTCCACATCAAGCGGCTCCAAATCCCACAGCCGTTCCAGGAGCCGCAGCGACTCTCCTCCCAGACAGTTCAACCACAGTTCTAGCTACAAAGGTTCCAAGGTGCGAAGTTACAAGAAATCAAAGGACTACAAATACTCGACACACAAACCACGGAAATCGCGCAGCCGGAGTTCGTCACGGTCCAGGAGCCGGTCCCGGGAGCGCTCTGACCATTCGGGGAAGTACAAGAAGAAGAGTCACTACTACAGGAATCACAGGCACGAGCGCTCGCGCTCCTACGAGCGGGCGAGTCATCGCTATGAGCGGGACCATCCCGGCCACAGTCGGCACAGGCGATGA
- the CCNL2 gene encoding cyclin-L2 isoform X1, whose product MAAGSGSAAAVGAVGGGGPAGPQAAGATAAGSAPAGSGAPVPGPGAVLIGDRLYSGVLITLENCLLPEHTLRFTPSMSSGLDTDTETELRVTGCELIQAAGILLRLPQVAMATGQVLFQRFFYTKSFVKHSMEHVSMACVHLASKIEEAPRRIRDVINVFHRLRHLREKKKPVPLILDQEYVNLKNQIIKAERRVLKELGFCVHVKHPHKIIVMYLQVLECERNQHLVQTSWNYMNDSLRTDVFVRFQPESIACACIYLAARTLEIPLPNRPHWFLLFGATEEEIQEICLKILQLYTRKKVDLSDLESKVEKKKLAIEEAKAQAKGLVPEGAPSLDNTSGFSPIPKNESPKEVKGNKPSPLPVQAMKNAKRKIEGAKRMSSNSPVNGVQKGRESRSRSGSRDQSYSRSPSRSASPKHRKSESYSTSSGSKSHSRSRSRSDSPPRQFNHSSSYKGSKVRSYKKSKDYKYSTHKPRKSRSRSSSRSRSRSRERSDHSGKYKKKSHYYRNHRHERSRSYERASHRYERDHPGHSRHRR is encoded by the exons ATGGCGGCGGGGTCGGGCAGCGCGGCGGCTGTGGGAGCGGTGGgaggcggcggcccggcggggcctcAGGCTGCCGGCGCTACGGCGGCGGGATCCGCTCCGGCGGGGAGCGGTGCGCCCGTGCCGGGTCCCGGGGCGGTGCTGATCGGGGACCGCCTGTACTCGGGGGTGCTGATCACGCTGGAGAACTGCCTGCTGCCCGAGCACACGCTGCGCTTCACCCCGTCCATGAGCAGCGGCCTCGATACCGACACCGAGACGGAGCTGCGCGTCACCGGCTGCGAGCTCATCCAGGCGGCCGGCATCCTGCTCCGTCTCCCGCAG GTGGCTATGGCTACAGGACAGGTGCTGTTTCAACGATTTTTTTATACCAAGTCTTTTGTGAAGCATTCCATGGAG CATGTGTCAATGGCCTGTGTTCATCTGGCATCCAAAATTGAAGAAGCGCCAAGACGCATAAGGGATGTAATTAATGTGTTCCATCGCCTCAGACATCTACGGGAAAAAAA AAAACCTGTGCCTCTAATACTGGATCAGGAATATGTGAACTTGAAGAATCAAATTATTAAGGCGGAAAGAAGAGTGTTAAAGGAGTTGGGATTCTGTGTTCATGTAAAGCACCCTCATAAG ATAATCGTTATGTACCTTCAGGTATTAGAATGTGAACGTAACCAACACCTGGTCCAGACTTCATG GAATTACATGAATGATAGCCTGAGAACAGATGTCTTTGTAAGATTCCAGCCAGAAAGCATTGCCTGTGCATGTATTTACCTCGCAGCTAGGACGCTGGAG ATTCCACTTCCTAATCGTCCACACTGGTTTTTACTCTTTGGAGCAACAGAGGAAGAAATTCAAGAAATCTGCTTAAAAATTTTGCAACTTTATACTCGGAAAaag GTTGATCTGTCTGATCTGGAAAGTAAAGTAGAAAAGAAGAAGTTAGCTATTGAAGAGGCAAAAGCACAAGCTAAAGGTCTAGTACCTGAGGGAGCCCCAAGTTTAGATAACACATCAGGATTTTCCCCTATCCCAAAAAATG AGTCTCCAAAAGAAGTTAAAGGAAATAAACCTTCACCGCTACCAGTTCAGGCAATGAAGAATGCTAAAAGGAAAATAGAGGGAGCAAAAAGAATGAGTTCAAATAGCCCAGTAAATGG CgttcagaaaggaagagaaagcagaagtcgAAGTGGAAGTCGAGATCAGAGTTATTCAAGATCACCATCCAGGTCTGCATCCCCTAAGCACAG GAAAAGTGAAAGTTACTCCACATCAAGCGGCTCCAAATCCCACAGCCGTTCCAGGAGCCGCAGCGACTCTCCTCCCAGACAGTTCAACCACAGTTCTAGCTACAAAGGTTCCAAGGTGCGAAGTTACAAGAAATCAAAGGACTACAAATACTCGACACACAAACCACGGAAATCGCGCAGCCGGAGTTCGTCACGGTCCAGGAGCCGGTCCCGGGAGCGCTCTGACCATTCGGGGAAGTACAAGAAGAAGAGTCACTACTACAGGAATCACAGGCACGAGCGCTCGCGCTCCTACGAGCGGGCGAGTCATCGCTATGAGCGGGACCATCCCGGCCACAGTCGGCACAGGCGATGA